From Chaetodon auriga isolate fChaAug3 chromosome 10, fChaAug3.hap1, whole genome shotgun sequence, a single genomic window includes:
- the cfap276 gene encoding cilia- and flagella-associated protein 276 isoform X2 yields the protein MSGRDPFPSPKLENGFTLSGFRTQQRKTFNKPTHIAQMEEPWSRLHDSATLASTRRSVTHHEHQDFFWRKNQILYQKETISEEQRKQENLKQDMLEKEQQKDIRVWVDPQKCSIYSIK from the exons ATGTCCGGCCGGGACCCTTTCCCCTCTCCAAAGCTTGAAAACGGCTTCACTCTCAGCGGCTTCAGGACACAGCAG agaaaaacattcaataaaCCAACTCACATCGCCCAAATGGAGGAACCCTGGAGTCGCCTCCATGATTCAGCCACTTTGGCCAGCACCCGACGGAGTGTTACGCATCATGAGCATCAG GACTTCTTCTGGAGAAAGAACCAGATTTTATATCAGAAGGAGACcatctctgaggagcagag GAAACAAGAAAACTTAAAGCAAGACATGCTGGAAAAGGAACAACAGAAAGACATCAGAGTGTGGGTCGATCCACAGAAGTGCTCCATCTACAGCATTAAGTGA
- the cfap276 gene encoding cilia- and flagella-associated protein 276 isoform X1 produces the protein MSGRDPFPSPKLENGFTLSGFRTQQRKTFNKPTHIAQMEEPWSRLHDSATLASTRRSVTHHEHQAPNDSLDLQLMSVYDHHKDFFWRKNQILYQKETISEEQRKQENLKQDMLEKEQQKDIRVWVDPQKCSIYSIK, from the exons ATGTCCGGCCGGGACCCTTTCCCCTCTCCAAAGCTTGAAAACGGCTTCACTCTCAGCGGCTTCAGGACACAGCAG agaaaaacattcaataaaCCAACTCACATCGCCCAAATGGAGGAACCCTGGAGTCGCCTCCATGATTCAGCCACTTTGGCCAGCACCCGACGGAGTGTTACGCATCATGAGCATCAG GCTCCAAACGACAGCCTCGACCTCCAACTAATGTCTGTCTATGATCACCACAAGGACTTCTTCTGGAGAAAGAACCAGATTTTATATCAGAAGGAGACcatctctgaggagcagag GAAACAAGAAAACTTAAAGCAAGACATGCTGGAAAAGGAACAACAGAAAGACATCAGAGTGTGGGTCGATCCACAGAAGTGCTCCATCTACAGCATTAAGTGA